The Streptomyces venezuelae genomic interval CCACCTCCGGGCCTACGGCGCGACGGTCCTGACCGCCCCGTACGAGTCGGTCCGCCCCCTGATGCGCCGGATCGTCGACGAGCTCGGCTTCCAGGCCGTCAGCAGCGTCACGGACACCGCCCACACCGGGCACCCCTTCGGGCCCGAGGGGTATAAGACCCTCGCGTACGAGATCGCCCTGGACCTAGGGAGGGCTCCGGCGGTGGTCCATCTCCCCACGGGGTACGGGGAGTTGCTGTTCGGTGTGGCCAAGGGCTTCCAGGAGCTCGCCCGGTTGGGCGTGACCGGCTCGGTCCCCCGGATGTACGCGACCGAGCCCGCCGCGGCCGGTGCGCTCACCGAGGCCCTCCGCACGGGGCGGCCCACCGCCCGCGTCCCCGTCGGGCCCACTCTCGCGTACGCCATCGACTGTGACGTCAACAGCTATCGCGGCGTCGTCGCCGTCCGGACGACAGACGGAGCGGCGCGCACGGTGACGGACGATCAGATGATGTCGGCCCGGGCGGAGTTGGCCGCGCAGGGGTTGTGGTGTGAGACCTCTTCGGCGGCCGGCCTCGCCGGTCTCCGGGTCCACGGGCCGCGCGAGACCGACGGTCCGGTGGTGTGCGTGGTCACGTCCAGCGGCTACAAGGACGTGGCCACGGCGGGGGAGAGGTACGAGCCGACGGCCCCGGACTGGCCGTCGGTCAAGTCCGCCCTGACGGCCGCCGGGGCGGACTGACCGACCGTCGGCCTACGAGGCCTCGGCGCGCGCCGCGGGCGGCACGAACCGGATGTTGAACTCGAAGGAGCCCGTCGACAGGGCGATCCCGATGAAGAGCAGGGCGAAGTGCTCCTGGCCCCGCGCGGTGACGATGCCGCCCAGGTCGAGCAGCGACTCGGCGGGCCAGCCCAGGTCGGCCAGGAGCCCGGCCACGACCTGCTTGGCCTCCGCGTCGTCACCAGAGAGGAAGAGGGTGCTGGGGCCCTCCAGGGACTCCGGTGCGACCATCACCGCGCGGTCGATCGTGCAGAGCGACTTCACCACGCGCGTGTCCGGGAGCGCCCGTTGGATCTCCTCGCCGAGGCTGACGACCTGGTGCGAGAGCGACTCGTCCTCCAGGAAGCCGACCGCGACGTCGAGGAGGATCTTCCCGGCGAGCACCGGCGCTCCGATCGACGTGAGCAGCGCCACGGAGGCGGTGCCCGGAGTCGCGTTCACCAGGACCTCCGCGTGCACGGCGGTCCCGGCGGGGTCGTCGACCCGTAACCCCGCCTGGAGGAGCCCCTTCAGCCCCGTCAGGAGCTCTTCGTCGCCGGGCCGCCGTGACCCGAGGACGACATCGTGTCCCGCTCGCAGCCACGCCGCGGCGAGGGCCTGTCCCACATTGCCTGTTCCGAGAATTCCGATTCGCATGACGATCATCCTGGCGCCGGAGGGCCGGTACGCGCCTCGGCCGCAGGACGGCACCCGTGTCGGCCGCTGGGCCTAGGCCGGCCCTGGGCCGAAGCCGTTGGAACGGCCTCCGGCCGGCGTTGCTGGTGTCGAACATCAACCCGTCCCGTCCGGCACCTTCCGCCTGGAGATGGACAAACGGCTCGATTCGGCGCTCGCCCGTGGAAGCGCGCACTGCGGGCTCACCTCCGGACTTCGCGGACCCAGGCCGTGAGGCCGTCAGGAAGCCCGCCCTCTCGTCGGGCGACAGCCCGTCCAGCGCGCGCAGCAGCGGCTCGGTCCGCCGAAGGACGAAGGCTTCGAGCGGCAGGCGGTGTTCCTCTGCCAGGGACACCAGGACACGGCGGCGGTTCGTCGGGTCCTCGGTCCGATCCACGATGCCGGCCCGGCTCAGGGCTCCGATCAGTTCGCTGGCGGTGGGCAGTGACACCGGAAGCCGTCGGGCGATCTCGCTGACTGCCAGCGGCTGTCCGGCCAGCAACTGGGGCAGTACGGCGCCGTGGCGCGGCGTCAGGCTGGCTGCCGGCCACCCCGATCTGATCGACCGCCTCGTCCTGGGCGATAGCCTGCACCCTCGGCCCGGTCGGCAGGCGTGCCCAGCGCCGCTCATCGAGCGCGCGCGGCAACGCAAGCGGCCGAGCCCTGCACCGGCCGAGATGCTCACCGGAACCACAATCGGCCGGACGGCGCTGAGGGGCCCGCTCTGGCTCATGGACGGCAGCCGCGAACACTTCGACGCCGCCACCTTGCCGGGCGCCGAGGACGGCTTCGACCTGCGCGGCCGATCGCACGAGATCGAGGCGCCCACGCTGCTCCTTCAGGGCGAGAAGGACATCGTCTACCCACTCGGCCTGGCCCGGCAGACCGTCAAGGGCATTCCGGACGCCCGGCTCATCGTCCACCAGGACCGCAGCCATAGCGGAACCTTCGCGGACAAACGGTTCGCCACCGACGCCCTGGCCTTCCTGCAGAACGATCAGCCCTAGGTTCCAGCCACCGAAGCCCCGGCTTCCCGGCCAGGACCAAACGGCCTCTACGGTCGCGGGCCGAGGTGGTCGTGCCATGCCCTGCGGCCGGCGGGGGTCACGGTCAGGGCGCGGGTCGTGCCGATGCGTACGAGCCAGCCGGCGGTAAGAGCGTGGTCGCAGAGGGCGGCACCCACGGCGCCGGCCAGGTGCGGGCGGCGTTCGGTCCAGTCCAGGCAGGCACGTACCAGGGGTCGGCGCGACCCTCCGGGCACCGCGATGCCGAGCTCGGTCAGCCAGGCCGCGCCCTCGTGCGTCAGCCTCGGGTCCGAACCCCACCTCAGCAGGCCGCGCTCCACCATCGCGTCGGTGACCGTCAGGGAGACGGCCCCGGCCAGATGGTCGTAACAGAGTCGCGCACGGGCCAGTGCCTGCCGGCGGCCCGAGGCCGACAGGGAGCGCGGCTGGACGGGCTGTCGGGGGGCCAGCGCGGCGAGGCTCTCGATCAGCTCCAGCACCCGGTGGTCCGCCACCCGTAGGTAGCGGTGGCGTCCGTGCCGCTCTTCGGCGAGGAGCCCGCCGTCGACGAGCAGGTGGAGATGCGAGGTCGCGGTGGAGCGAGCGACCCCGGCGTGACGTGCGAGCTCGCTCGCCGTCCACGCCCGGCCGTCGAGCAGCGCCAGACAGAAGGCGGCCCGGGTCCGGTCGGCCAGCAGTCCGGCGACGGCCGCGAGGTCCACGCCCACGTCCTGATCCGCACGTTCCTCGTCCATGCCCCTGATTGTCGCCGACATCCGTTCGACGCCCGTCGAAGTGTCCGGGGCCTAGCGTCGGGAGGCCCGCGGGGCGCCACCCCCGCGCCCCGCACCGGGGACACCGATGCCCCGCCCGCGTATGGGAGGAACCATGCCCGCACCCGACCCGACCCCCGAAGCGGCACCGCGTACCGCGCACCGGCCGGGAGTGGTGGTCACCGATGCCGTGACACCCGCGGACATTGCGGTGATCTCCCGTGGCCTCGACGGGTTCAACGCCGAGACGTCGGGCGCCGACGACAGCGCACAGCTCGCCGTCCTGGTGCGTGAGCCGGTGAACGGCCGGGTGATCGGCGGACTGACCGGGCACACCTCGCGCGGGATGCTCTTCGTCGACCTCTTCTTCCTGCCTCCCGAGCTGCGCGGGGGCGGGCTGGGCAGCGAGGTCCTCCGGCAGGCGGAGGACGAGGCGCGTGCCCGGGGCTGCCGCACGGCCGTGCTCTACACGCTCTCCTTCCAGGCCCCGGGCTTCTACCAGAAGCAGGGGTGGACGTCCATGGGCGAGGTCCCCTGTGACCCGCCGGGCACCAGCCGTGTCTTCCTGAGCAAAGAGCTCGTGGGCACCTGCGGACGGTCAGGCGAACGCGGGGTCGGTGAGGTCGAGGCGCAGTTCGTTCCACCAGTCGTTGCTGAAGACGGCCGTCGTGTCCTCGTAGCGCACGCCCATGAACGGGTTCGAGTGGAACATGAAGGCCGCCCAGCGCAGCGAGCCGTCGGCGTCGAGGCGGGCGAGGTGGCCGATGTTGCCCATGCCGCCGCCACCGCCGCACAGTGACCCCGATCCGTCCGGCAGCGGGCTCTCGAAGAAGCGATCCACCTCGACGGTGCCGTCCTCCTCGACGGCCAGGGCCACAGGGAGCGGTTCGCCGAGCCGGAAGGGGATCGGCTGCCCCGCGTCCGGGCGGTACGCCCCGGGGCCCTCCACGTCAAGATCCAGCGCTGTGTCGTCCGGGCGGTACAGCCCGTCTCGGTACGGCATCTCCCCGGCCGCCCACAGACGTAGGACGATCCCTGACCTCGCCATGCCCTGCCCCCGTCTCCGGTCCGCTGGACCGGAACGTACCGGACCGGCGGTGCCGTTTACGAGGGCCGCCTGAGAGGATCGGAACCATGCCCGCCTCTCCGACCCCGGCTCTGACGCCCACCGTCACCCCGCCCGCGCCCCTCACCACCGACCGGCTGCTCCTTCGGCCCGTTCGCCGTCGTGACCTCGCGGCCGTGACCCGGCTCTGGACCGACCCCGAGGTACGGCACCACCTCGGCGGCCCCGTCACCGAGCCCGTCATCCGGATCCGGCAGCGCAGGATCGTCGGGGCGCCCGGTTGTCACGCCGTGATCCGGGTCGAGGACGACGTCCTCCTGGGGCTCGTCACCGTGGAGCCGGGCGCGCGGAACGGGGAGACGGAGGTGTCGTACCAGTTCCTGCCCGAGCACTGGGGGAAGGGTTACGCCCGGGAGGCCGTCGGCGCGGTCGTCGCACGGGTCCTGGAGGGCGCGCCGAGCGTGGTCGCGCTCACCCAGGAGGCCAACCACCGCTCGCGCCGCCTCCTGGAGGCGGTCGGCCTGGAGCACGCGGAGTCCTTCGTGGAGTGGGACGCCCACCAGGTCCTGTACCGGCTGCGCCGGGGCTGACCCGGCCGCCCCCGGCCCTCAGCGGGGCCGCTCGCCCGCCGAGAGCGCCGCCACGGCCCTGGCCAGCCGGGCCGCCCGGGTCTTCGCCGTACGCGCCTGCCACAGGCTCAGGATCACCAGGTAGCGGTCCGTCTTGCCGAGGGCGTCGAAGACCGCCGAGGCCCGCGGGTCCGCCGCGAGCGCTTCCGCCAGGTCGTCCGGGACCGTCGCGTCCTTCTGGGAGGGGTACGCGGCCTCCCACCGCCCGTCCGCCCGCGCCGCCCGCACCTCGGCGAGGCCGGGCTCGCGCATCCGGCCCGCGGCGGTCAGCGCCTCGACCTGGCGCACGTTGACCTGGGACCAGAGGCTGCGCGGCCGGCGCGGGGTGATCTTCTGCAGGTACGTGCGCTCGTCGCGCGTGATGCGCTTGCCGGTGATCCAGCCGTAGACGAGCGTGCCGTCGAGGATCTCGTCCGCCGTCGGCGAAGGGAGGTCCGTGCCCTTCTTGGCGAGCAGCAGCCAGATGCCCGGGGTGTCCCCGTGGTGCTTCTCCAGCCAGGCCTCCATCTCCGTCCCGTCGTCGAACGCGATGACCGCGAGCCCCTCGACCGTGTCGACCGTCTCCACCGGAAAGCCCTTCCCCCGTACCGCCGTCACCGTCGGCGAGTGGGCCGGCGGCGCTTCGCGAACAGGATATTGGCAGCGGCTGTTAGGCGGCCGTATCTCGCGTGCGGCCCCCGCCCGGGCCCCCGCCGCGCCGCGGGGTACGGCGGGGCGACGTACGATCCTCGGATCGTCCAGCAGGGCACCTACGCCAAGGAGCTCCGACCCATGTCCTTCCTGGTGATCGGCGAATGCGTCGCCGACATCGTCCGCGCGCCCGCCGGGTCCGGCGCCGCCGACCGGGTCCACCCGGGCGGCAGCCCCGCCAACGTCGCCTACGGCCTCGCCCGCCTCGGCCGGGACGTCACGCTGCTCACGCAGCTCGCCGACGACCCCACAGGGCGGCTGATCGCCGACCACCTCAAGGGCGCGGGCGTACGGGTGGAGGCCGGCGGCGTACTCGAACGCACCCCGTCGGCGGTCGTCGGCCTCGACGACCGGGGCCGGGCCACGTACACCTTCGACATCGCCTGGACGCTGGAGGCGGACCCGGACCGCCCCGTACCCGCCCACGTCCACATCGGCTCGATCGCGGCCGTCACCACCCCGGGCGCCGCGGCCGTCCTCGCCGTGACCGAGGCGCTCAGGGACCGTGCCACGGTCAGCTACGACCCGAACGTGCGGCCCGTCCTGATGGGGGAGCACAGCGAGGCGGTCGCGCGCGTCGAGCGCTGTGTCGCCCTCAGCGACCTGGTGAAGGCCAGCGACGAGGACCTCGCCTGGCTGTACCCGGGGGAGAGCCCGCAGGCGGTCGCGGCGCGCTGGCTCGCCCTCGGTCCCGCCGTCGTCCTGGTCACCCGGGGCGCCGAGGGCTCGCTCGCCGTCACCCGGCGGGAGACGGTCACCGTGGACGCACCCCAGGTCTCGGTCGTGGACACGGTCGGTGCCGGCGACTCCTTCATGTCCGCCGTCCTCGACGCCCTGGCCGGGCGGGAGCGGGCGGCCCTCGGCGCGCTCGCCGCCGAGGACCTCGCACGGCTGCTGCGAACGGCGAGTGCGTCGGCCGCCGTCACCGTCTCCCGGGCCGGCGCCAACCCGCCCGACCTGGCCGAACTGGATGCGGCCCGGGAGGAGTTCGCCCTCAGGTCCGGGCGTGCGTCGTGATGTCCGAGGCGAACTGCTCGACCATCTCCGGGGTCACCGTCGGACGGCACTGCCCGATGGCCTCCAGATAGTCCGCCGTGCTCGCGCCGGGAGCGGGGCCGTCCCCGCCCCGGCCGCCGACCGCCACCAGGTCCCGCTCGAAGGAGGCCTGGGCGGCGATCCGGGCCGCGTGCTCGATGTCGGCCGGGGTGAACAGGTCGCTCGCCAGGACGAGTTCGTCGATGTCGACGTCCGGCCGTCCGTCCGTGTAGCGGGCCCAGATCGCCGCCCGCGCCACCTTGTCCGGCGTACCGATCGGGATGAGGTAGTCGAAGCGGCCGGGCCGCAGGAACGCCGGGTCGAGGGAGCGGATCGAGTTCGTGGCGCAGACGAGGAGCCGCTCGTCCCGCTCCCGGAATCCCGGTATCAGCTTGAGGAGTTCGTTGGTCACGCCGTGCATGCCGCCGGGCTGCGCGGGCTCCGAGCGGACCGGTGCGATCTCCTCGACCTCGTCGATGAAGACGAGGACCCGCTCCAGCTCGGCGATCCGCGCGAACGCGGACCGCAGGGCGGCGGCGAGATTCCCCTCGTCGGCGAGGCGGGACGGCAGGATCTCCACGAACGGCCAGCCGAGCCGGGAGGCGATGCCCCGCGCGAACGTCGTCTTGCCCGTGCCGGGCGGGCCGAAGAGGCAGACCGCGCGCGGCGGCCGCACCCCGTGCCGGGTGGCCCGCTCCGGCTCGGCGAGCGGCAGGACGACCCGCCGCTCGATGAGGTCCTTCTCCCGCTCCATCCCGGCGACCTTCGCCCACAGGTCACCGGGGAGCAGCCGGCCGCCGAGGTCGTCGAGGAGCCCGGCGGCGGGCCCGTGCAGGGGCTCCACCTTCTCGAAGTACGCCACGGCGGGCTGGCGGGTGTACCCGGCGTTCAGCAGCCCCTCGCCCAGGAGCTCCTCCTCCGGCAGGACGTACGCGATCCGCCCGACCCGGGCCGCCACGAGCCGCCGCTCCAGCTCCACGAGCAGGGCGCTGGCCAGCCCCCGGCCGCGCCAGGCCGAGGAGATCGCGACCCGCATCACCCAGGCCCGCTCCCCGGAGACACAGGCGAGCGCGGCCCCGATGGGCACGCCCTGGTGGACGGCGACCACGGCCGGCTCCCGCGAGGTGAGGGCCCCGATGCACTCGGCGAGCGAGAACACGGACTCCTGCCCGAGCTCGGCGGTGGTGTCGATCAGATGGACGACGGCGGCGAGATCGCTCTCGCGATAGTCATGGATGTGCCAGTTCACCGGTGGTACCGCCCCTCGTTCGTGCCGATGCGGCGAGGCTAGGCGCGGCCGTGGACACCGGTCGTGCGCCACCGTGCACAAGCCGATGCCGGCAAACGCTCCGTACCGGCTCTAGGCGACGGGGAAACGGTGAACGGCGGCGCCTCGGTGGGGGAGGTGCCGCCGTTCCGGGGAGAGATCAGAACGTCACGTCCTTCTCTTGCTCATGAGCAGTCCGCCGGCCGTGAGGGCGAACAGACAGACGCACGCGCCGGTGATCACGTTGCTGAGGATGGTGCCGGTGTCGGGGCTCTGTCCGACCACCCATGGGGCGATGATCAGCCAGGCGCCCATCAGCAGGACGACGAAGTTGAGGTCCTGCGACCGCTCGGGAACCATCGACATGCACAGGCCGAGCACCGCGAGGGCGATACCGACGACCAGATTCGTGAGGGCGAGCGCGGGCTGGGCGGCGGAGAAGTGAACCGTCCATGCGGAGATCGCGGCCCAGATGCCGGCGAGGATCACGAGTTCCTCGACCGCCGCGACACCTCGGGTCTGGAGTACGCGGGCGTAACGATCCCGCATTTCCGACGCGTCGGGGTGTCCCGCGATATCACCGGGACGGTGAGAGACGTCGGCCATACGACTCGCCTCCTTCTGGCGTCATGCACGTCTGACCGCTTGTGTGGCAATCATGCCGCGGCTCCATTGTGCTCTTATCTGCCCTTTATGTGTAGATGTGCCCCATAGGGGAAGCGCACAGAATTCGCATCGCCGATATGCCCGGAACCACCAAACGTGGGTGGGTCCGGGCACCCCGGCGTAGCCTGGAAGTGGACTCGGGGCACCGCCTCTCACCGCCGGGAGAGATGATGGCCGGCATCGTTCAGAAGAACTTCGATTCAGCGGACGAGACCCGTCCCTTCGAGGAAGGCAAGGGCAGGCTCGACCTGGTCAACGGCGAAAAGGGAGCGGTCGGTCGCGCCGTCTTCGAGCCGGGTTGGCAGTGGTCCAAGCATGTGAAGCCGATCGCCGGCACCGACAGCTGTATGGCGTCGCACGTCGGATACATCGTCAGCGGCCGGCTGAAGGTCGTCATGGACGACGGCGAGACGGTGGAGTTCGGCGCCGGTGACTTCATGGAGGTCAAGCCCGGACACGACGCGTGGGTGCTCGGCGACGAGCCCTGCATGGCCCTGGACTGGGTCGGCTTCGTCGACTACGCCCAGCCGTCCGGTTCCTGACGGGCACGCCTGAGCTCCCCCGGCTCGCCCTCATCGCCCTCACGCGGTGGCTCCGCCGTCGACGCGCCGGAGGCGATGCCGAAGGCAGGGTCCGGGACGGACTCGGGCGAGAGAAGGACGGACGCGGCGCCGTCCACGCCCACCGGCACGTCGCCGTCGATGGTCACGCGGCGCAGCTTGCGCTCGTGGTCGTCGGAGTCGTCCACGCCGTAGTGCTGCGTGGCGCGGTTGTCCCGGATCGCCACGTCGCCGACCTGCCACTGCCAGCGCACGGTGTTCTCCGGGCGCTCGATGTGCGCCGGGAAGAGGACGAGCAGGGCGCGTGAGTCGGCGCCCGTGAGGCCGCTGATCCGCTGCACGAAGTTGCCGAGGAGGAGGGTGCGCTCGCCGGTCTCCGGGTGGACCCGCACGACCGGGTGCTCCGTGAGGTACTTCGTCGAGGCGAAGACCTCACGGAAGCGCGCGAGCCGCTCGGGCAGGACGCCCGGATGCAGGGCCGCGTGGTCGTAGTCGTTGGAGTGCACCGCGCGCAGGCTGTCGGCGAGCGCGCGCAGCGGCTCGGGGAGCTTGGCGTACGCGGTCGCCGCGTTGGCCCACAGGGTGTTCCCGCCGTACGGCGGGATGGTCACCGCGCGCAGGATCGAGAAGGCGGGGTACGCCGGCACGAAGGTGACGTCGGTGTGCCACTGGTTGGCCCGGGCGCCGTGGTCCGAGTCGATCGGGAAGGAGCAACGGCCGTCGGCGGAGGGGACGGTGGGGTGGGCGACGGGGGTGCCGAGCAGCTTGCCGAAGGCCTCGTGGGCCTCCTCGTCCAGGTGGTCCTGGCCGCGGAAGAAGACGACCTTGCGCGCCAGGAGCGCGGCCCGGATCTCGGCGACGGTCCCGGCGGAGAGGTCACCGCCGAGGGGGACGCCGGAGATGACGGCGTCCAGGCGGCCGCCGACCTTCTGGACGGTGACGGCGGTAGTGGCCGCGGTGGTGGTGGCGGTCGATCGCCCGCCGCAACCCCGCCGAACAGCGCCTCGCCCGGCCCCTCACCCTGCTCCCCGGCACCCCGGAACTGGAGCGCTACCGCTCCTCACGGCTGGTCTCCCTGCGCTCCTTCGCGGTCGAGGTCCTCGTCGACGAGACCGGCGAAGGCGTCCTCGTCTCCCACGGCGACCAGGGCGGCGGCTACAGCCTCTACGCCGAGAACGGCCCGCTGACCTTCGCGTACAACGAGTACGGCCGTCTCCACGAGACGGACGCGGGCCCCCTGACCCCCGGACCGCACGAGATCGTCCTCGCCGCCACGGCGGAGGAGGGCCTCCGCCGGCGATTCACCGTCACGGTCGACGGAGAGGACCGCGCCGCCCCCGAGAACGTCCACCAACTCATCGGCAGGGCGCCCTTCCAGGGCATCAGCGTGGGCGTCGACCGCAAGTCGCCCGTCTCCTGGCCCCTCTTCGAACGCCACCGCTCCTTCCGCTTCACCGGCCGTCTCCGCTCCGTCACCTACCGGCCCGGAGCACCCGGCCCGGACGCGCCCGAGACCGTCGCGGCGGCGCTCAAGGAGGCGGCCGCGGCCTTCGAGTGACGAGGCGGGCGGGGCCGGGCCCGGGATCAAACCCGTGGCCCGGCCCCGCCCGACCAGCGAGAATGCCCCCATGACCCAGCATCCCGACATCGACGAGGCCATCGCGGGCGAACTGCGCCTCTTGGACCCGGCCGTACGTGTCTCCCGCGCCCTCGCCGTCGAACTCCTCGACCCCGAGTTCGCAGAGGTCGGTGCCTCCGGCCGCCGCTGGACGTACGAGGAGATGCTCGCCGCGCTTCCCGACATGGCCGGGGACACCGAGGAGGGCACCCACTACGAACCCGGCGCCGTCACGGGCGTCCTGCTCGCCCCCGGGCTGGTCCACGTCACGTTCGAGACGGTCAGAGACGGCCACCGGGCCCGCCGCAGCTCCCTGTGGCGGCGCGACCCCGCGGGGGCGGCCGACGCGCCCCTGCGGATGTACTACCACCAGGCGACGCCCGTACCCGAGGGCATCGCCTGACGCTCCGCCGGCTAACGCGGTGAGGTCCCGCCGTCGTAGACGTTGTCCGGGGTGATGATCCGGGTGATCGCGCGGGCGAGCAGCGTGGACGGCTCCTGGTTGTCGACCTTGCGGGCGTCCGTGTTGAGCATGAGGACCAGGGTGGCCTTCTTCGAAGGCAGGTAGACGGTCACCGTCTCGTACCCCGGCAGCGAGCCGTTGTGCCCGATCCAGCCCTCGGTCTTGAGGATGCCGAGGCCGTACGTGGTGCCGGGGAAGCCCGTCGGGAGCGTCTTGAGCCGCTGAGCCTGGGTCTCCGGGCTGAGCAGCTCCCCGGTGGCGACGATCCTGGCCCAGTGGCGAAGGTCCTGGAGGTTCGAGATCATCGCCCCGGCCGCCCAGCCCCAGCTCGGATTCCAGTCGGTGGCGTCCGCGATCCCGCCGCTCAGCGTCTGGTCGGTGTAGCCGTGCGAGTGCGGCTCGGGGAACTCGGCCCCCTCCGGGAACAGCGTGCCGAAGAGGTGGGACGGCCGGAGCACCCGGTTGCGGATGACGTCCTGGAGCCGCTGACCGGTCACCTTCTCGATGACCAGGCCGAGCAGGACCAGGTTGCTGTTGGAGTACTGGAACTGCGCGCCCGGCTTGAACGTGTTCTTGTGCTTCATGCCGTACGGGAGCACCTCCTCCGGCGTCCACTGCCGCCGGGGGTCGCTCAGCAGGTCGTGGATGAAGTCCGCGTCGGAGGTGTACGGGAACAGCCCGCTGCGCATCCCGGCGAGTTGGCGGAGCGTGATCCGGTGTCCGTTGCGCACACCGGGCACGTACTTCGCGATGGGGTCGTCCAGGCCGATCCGGCCGTCGTCGACGAGCTGGAGCAGCGCGGTGACGGTGAACGTCTTGGTCTCGCTGCCGATCCGGATGTACGAGTCGGCGGACATCGGCTCACCGGTCGCGGTGTCGGCGACACCGCTCGCGCGGACGTAGCTGCCCTTCCCCGGCATCCACACCCCGACGACGACGCCGGGGATGCCCGCCTGCTTGCGGACGTCCTCGATGGCCTTGTCCAGCCGGGCGTTCACCTCCGGGCCGAGACCGCCCGGCGGGCAGTCGTCCTTCTCGTACCGGTCGACGCCCGCTGCGTGGACCGTCGGGGCCGGGGCCACGACCGTCGGGGCCAGCACGGACGCCACGAGCAGTGCTGCGGCGAACAGACGTCGGGCGGGGATGCGTCGCATGTGGGGGGCGCCTCTTCCGGGTCGGGGAAACAGGCAGCCACATCACCACCCGGACCCCTGGCGGAAGGCTCCGTCGGGGGAGTGCCCCACCGGAGTCCACTCGTTCGGCGTCGCGCGGATCGCTGAGGCGGCCCCCTGGCCGGCCCCGTGGCGCGTCCGTGCCTACGTGTAGGCGTCCGTGACGCAGTCGGCGGCGCACCGCCAGTGCTCGAACCGGCGCCGCAGCGCCGCCGCCGCGTGCCGCCGTTCCACCGTGGTGTACCCGTAGCGGTCCTGGGTGACGCTCACCACGGCCTCGACGGTGACGATGGCCGGTTCGCCCTCGCCGGCGGAGCTGCGGGCCGTCGCGATCACGTGGTCGGCCGCCCGCTGCAGATCGCGCGCGTACTCCCGCTGGGCGACGGACCGTGCCCGGGAAGCGGCGAACGGCCGCACGGCGCGTCCCTTCCAGACCACACCCGCCGTGATGAATCCCGCGCCGAGGAGGAAGACGAGCGACCCCAACGCGACATCGAGGCTCCACCTCATCGCCTGCCGCCTTCCCCGGAAACGCCTGAACAGCCGGCCCGCGGCGCAGGTCCGGCGGGCGGTCGCTCCGATTCTAGAGCGCGGG includes:
- a CDS encoding DUF4440 domain-containing protein; the encoded protein is MTQHPDIDEAIAGELRLLDPAVRVSRALAVELLDPEFAEVGASGRRWTYEEMLAALPDMAGDTEEGTHYEPGAVTGVLLAPGLVHVTFETVRDGHRARRSSLWRRDPAGAADAPLRMYYHQATPVPEGIA
- a CDS encoding ArsR/SmtB family transcription factor, producing the protein MDEERADQDVGVDLAAVAGLLADRTRAAFCLALLDGRAWTASELARHAGVARSTATSHLHLLVDGGLLAEERHGRHRYLRVADHRVLELIESLAALAPRQPVQPRSLSASGRRQALARARLCYDHLAGAVSLTVTDAMVERGLLRWGSDPRLTHEGAAWLTELGIAVPGGSRRPLVRACLDWTERRPHLAGAVGAALCDHALTAGWLVRIGTTRALTVTPAGRRAWHDHLGPRP
- a CDS encoding pyridoxal-phosphate dependent enzyme yields the protein MTPPDPALRSLATAQRSLADPSVRHPLWPPLTAGCPVTSTDEVAYPLDIDYAYDEVPADLFTRPAAHGLDRWAPLLPPLAAPGLGEGNTPMVELPDGVWGKDESRNPTWSHKDRLNRVAVSAAVASGARGVVVSSSGNHGAAAAAYAARAGLACAVFASPHAPPAVASHLRAYGATVLTAPYESVRPLMRRIVDELGFQAVSSVTDTAHTGHPFGPEGYKTLAYEIALDLGRAPAVVHLPTGYGELLFGVAKGFQELARLGVTGSVPRMYATEPAAAGALTEALRTGRPTARVPVGPTLAYAIDCDVNSYRGVVAVRTTDGAARTVTDDQMMSARAELAAQGLWCETSSAAGLAGLRVHGPRETDGPVVCVVTSSGYKDVATAGERYEPTAPDWPSVKSALTAAGAD
- a CDS encoding SPW repeat protein; the protein is MADVSHRPGDIAGHPDASEMRDRYARVLQTRGVAAVEELVILAGIWAAISAWTVHFSAAQPALALTNLVVGIALAVLGLCMSMVPERSQDLNFVVLLMGAWLIIAPWVVGQSPDTGTILSNVITGACVCLFALTAGGLLMSKRRT
- a CDS encoding ATP-binding protein is translated as MNWHIHDYRESDLAAVVHLIDTTAELGQESVFSLAECIGALTSREPAVVAVHQGVPIGAALACVSGERAWVMRVAISSAWRGRGLASALLVELERRLVAARVGRIAYVLPEEELLGEGLLNAGYTRQPAVAYFEKVEPLHGPAAGLLDDLGGRLLPGDLWAKVAGMEREKDLIERRVVLPLAEPERATRHGVRPPRAVCLFGPPGTGKTTFARGIASRLGWPFVEILPSRLADEGNLAAALRSAFARIAELERVLVFIDEVEEIAPVRSEPAQPGGMHGVTNELLKLIPGFRERDERLLVCATNSIRSLDPAFLRPGRFDYLIPIGTPDKVARAAIWARYTDGRPDVDIDELVLASDLFTPADIEHAARIAAQASFERDLVAVGGRGGDGPAPGASTADYLEAIGQCRPTVTPEMVEQFASDITTHART
- a CDS encoding NADPH-dependent F420 reductase, whose product is MRIGILGTGNVGQALAAAWLRAGHDVVLGSRRPGDEELLTGLKGLLQAGLRVDDPAGTAVHAEVLVNATPGTASVALLTSIGAPVLAGKILLDVAVGFLEDESLSHQVVSLGEEIQRALPDTRVVKSLCTIDRAVMVAPESLEGPSTLFLSGDDAEAKQVVAGLLADLGWPAESLLDLGGIVTARGQEHFALLFIGIALSTGSFEFNIRFVPPAARAEAS
- a CDS encoding cupin domain-containing protein codes for the protein MAGIVQKNFDSADETRPFEEGKGRLDLVNGEKGAVGRAVFEPGWQWSKHVKPIAGTDSCMASHVGYIVSGRLKVVMDDGETVEFGAGDFMEVKPGHDAWVLGDEPCMALDWVGFVDYAQPSGS
- a CDS encoding carbohydrate kinase family protein; translation: MSFLVIGECVADIVRAPAGSGAADRVHPGGSPANVAYGLARLGRDVTLLTQLADDPTGRLIADHLKGAGVRVEAGGVLERTPSAVVGLDDRGRATYTFDIAWTLEADPDRPVPAHVHIGSIAAVTTPGAAAVLAVTEALRDRATVSYDPNVRPVLMGEHSEAVARVERCVALSDLVKASDEDLAWLYPGESPQAVAARWLALGPAVVLVTRGAEGSLAVTRRETVTVDAPQVSVVDTVGAGDSFMSAVLDALAGRERAALGALAAEDLARLLRTASASAAVTVSRAGANPPDLAELDAAREEFALRSGRAS
- a CDS encoding GNAT family N-acetyltransferase, with protein sequence MPASPTPALTPTVTPPAPLTTDRLLLRPVRRRDLAAVTRLWTDPEVRHHLGGPVTEPVIRIRQRRIVGAPGCHAVIRVEDDVLLGLVTVEPGARNGETEVSYQFLPEHWGKGYAREAVGAVVARVLEGAPSVVALTQEANHRSRRLLEAVGLEHAESFVEWDAHQVLYRLRRG
- a CDS encoding YdeI/OmpD-associated family protein, yielding MEAWLEKHHGDTPGIWLLLAKKGTDLPSPTADEILDGTLVYGWITGKRITRDERTYLQKITPRRPRSLWSQVNVRQVEALTAAGRMREPGLAEVRAARADGRWEAAYPSQKDATVPDDLAEALAADPRASAVFDALGKTDRYLVILSLWQARTAKTRAARLARAVAALSAGERPR